One window of Fusobacterium polymorphum genomic DNA carries:
- a CDS encoding DUF739 family protein, whose protein sequence is MINNKHLRIKMIENDVNSYDELAKKMRMTKQNLHCKIKEKINWNIKDIRKLKDLLNLTAEDINKIFFN, encoded by the coding sequence ATGATAAACAATAAACATTTAAGAATAAAAATGATTGAAAATGACGTAAATAGCTATGATGAACTAGCTAAAAAAATGAGAATGACTAAACAAAATTTACATTGCAAAATAAAAGAAAAAATAAATTGGAATATAAAAGATATTAGGAAACTTAAAGATTTATTAAATTTAACAGCAGAGGACATAAATAAAATATTTTTTAACTAA
- a CDS encoding helix-turn-helix domain-containing protein, with protein MYDYFLGLLIKKFRISKGLTQKELANELDKSEISIKKYETGVLKTPFSVLFMTVHMLGIDVFTFYNYLRDLVEEIKRENRITQDELDKCVEKLEEDALKIYKGWVQTDDLEPIDDDKQSNFRFLYRQIFGYVDRFIKNKNEENKTAIWLSDEETEVVVNDIIDYLNYKIEKYYNGELNEKEI; from the coding sequence ATGTATGATTATTTTTTAGGATTATTAATAAAAAAATTTAGGATTTCTAAAGGATTGACTCAAAAAGAATTAGCTAATGAGTTGGATAAATCAGAAATATCAATAAAGAAATATGAAACAGGTGTACTTAAAACTCCTTTTTCAGTGTTATTTATGACAGTGCATATGTTGGGTATAGATGTGTTTACATTTTACAATTATCTTAGAGATTTAGTTGAGGAAATAAAAAGAGAGAATAGAATCACTCAAGATGAATTAGATAAGTGTGTTGAAAAATTGGAGGAGGATGCTCTTAAAATATATAAAGGTTGGGTACAAACAGATGATTTAGAACCAATTGATGATGACAAGCAATCAAATTTTAGATTTTTGTATCGTCAAATATTTGGTTATGTTGATAGATTTATAAAAAATAAAAACGAAGAAAATAAAACAGCCATTTGGTTATCTGATGAGGAAACTGAGGTTGTAGTAAATGATATTATTGATTATTTAAACTACAAAATAGAAAAATATTATAATGGTGAGTTAAATGAAAAAGAAATCTAA
- a CDS encoding tyrosine-type recombinase/integrase: MKKKSNGEGSIITTTLNGKPYYKASVTIGFDSNGKQIKKSFGSYKKSIVLNKMDKAKYEAKNNMSSNSNITFGNLFKDWIFNFKKMDVSDNTFSVYETTYRLRLKDYNIANKRANQITLNDLQAYFNELQEKFTAGQIKRTYIHIHSCIKFAIFQGVMVRDYCGGIILPKEKKKEKYNVFSKQEQELILKTLNKKDVVDCLIYFTFYTGLRLGEVLALRWDDIKDNILTINRQYNKRVEVIDIGKNNLTYEFKDLKTKNSKREIPLPIKILDLLKDLPKQFDLIFTINGKPFDRKRPQRRMISLCKTLKIEYRSFHSIRHSYATRLFELDIPIKTVQSLMGHSDMSTTMDIYTHVMKDKKLEILDKLDNL, encoded by the coding sequence ATGAAAAAGAAATCTAATGGTGAGGGTAGTATTATTACCACAACTCTTAATGGCAAACCATACTATAAGGCTTCTGTTACAATAGGATTTGATAGCAATGGTAAACAAATTAAAAAGAGTTTTGGTAGTTATAAAAAATCTATTGTCTTAAATAAAATGGATAAAGCCAAATATGAGGCAAAAAATAATATGTCTTCTAATTCTAATATAACTTTTGGAAATTTATTTAAAGACTGGATATTTAATTTTAAAAAAATGGATGTTAGTGATAACACATTTAGTGTCTATGAGACTACTTATAGATTAAGACTTAAAGATTATAATATAGCTAATAAGAGAGCAAATCAAATAACTCTAAATGATTTACAAGCATATTTTAATGAATTGCAAGAAAAGTTTACAGCAGGGCAAATTAAGAGAACATATATACATATCCATTCTTGTATAAAATTTGCTATATTTCAAGGTGTGATGGTTAGAGATTACTGTGGAGGTATAATCTTACCAAAAGAAAAGAAAAAAGAAAAATATAATGTCTTTTCTAAACAGGAGCAAGAATTAATCTTAAAAACTTTAAATAAAAAAGATGTGGTTGATTGTTTAATTTACTTCACATTTTACACTGGTCTTAGGTTAGGTGAGGTCTTAGCATTAAGATGGGATGATATAAAAGACAATATCTTAACTATAAACAGACAATATAATAAAAGAGTTGAGGTAATAGATATAGGAAAAAATAATTTAACTTATGAATTTAAAGATTTAAAGACTAAGAATAGTAAAAGAGAAATACCATTACCAATTAAAATATTAGATTTATTAAAAGATTTACCTAAACAATTTGATTTAATATTTACAATTAATGGTAAACCTTTTGATAGAAAAAGACCACAACGTAGAATGATTTCATTATGCAAAACATTAAAAATTGAGTATAGAAGTTTCCATAGTATTAGACATAGTTATGCTACGAGACTATTTGAATTAGATATACCAATTAAAACTGTACAATCTCTAATGGGACATAGTGATATGTCTACTACAATGGATATTTACACACATGTCATGAAAGACAAAAAGTTAGAAATATTGGATAAACTCGATAATCTATAA
- a CDS encoding LamB/YcsF family protein produces the protein MKFFVDLNSDIGEGYGAYKLGMDEEIMKCVTSVNCACGWHAGDPLIMDKTIKIAKENNVAVGAHPGYPDLLGFGRRKMVVTPEEAKAYMLYQLGALNAFAKANGTKLQHMKLHGAFYNMAAVEKDLADAVLDGIEQFDKDIIVMTLSGSYMAKEGKRRGLKVAEEVFADRGYNPDGTLVNRSLPGAFVKDPDEAIARVIKMVKTKKVTAVNGEEIDIAADSICVHGDNPKAIEFVDRIRKSLIADGIEVKSLYEFIK, from the coding sequence ATGAAATTTTTTGTAGATCTAAATTCTGACATTGGTGAAGGCTATGGAGCTTACAAACTTGGAATGGACGAAGAAATCATGAAATGTGTTACCAGTGTAAATTGTGCTTGTGGTTGGCATGCAGGTGACCCATTGATTATGGACAAAACAATTAAAATTGCAAAAGAGAATAATGTTGCTGTTGGTGCTCACCCTGGATATCCAGACTTGTTAGGTTTTGGTAGACGGAAAATGGTAGTAACTCCTGAAGAAGCTAAGGCATATATGTTATATCAACTTGGTGCTTTAAATGCTTTTGCAAAAGCTAATGGAACTAAACTTCAACATATGAAATTACATGGTGCTTTCTATAATATGGCAGCTGTTGAAAAAGATTTAGCAGATGCAGTTTTAGACGGAATAGAACAATTTGATAAAGATATAATAGTTATGACTTTAAGTGGAAGTTATATGGCAAAAGAAGGAAAAAGAAGAGGATTAAAGGTAGCAGAAGAAGTTTTTGCAGACAGAGGATATAATCCTGATGGAACTCTTGTTAATAGAAGTTTACCTGGTGCTTTTGTAAAAGACCCTGATGAAGCTATTGCTAGAGTTATAAAAATGGTAAAAACTAAAAAAGTTACTGCTGTTAATGGAGAAGAAATTGATATTGCTGCTGATTCTATCTGTGTACATGGAGACAATCCAAAAGCTATTGAATTTGTAGATAGAATAAGAAAATCATTAATTGCAGATGGAATAGAAGTGAAATCATTATATGAATTTATAAAATAA
- a CDS encoding NRAMP family divalent metal transporter encodes MEKKNNLSVLLGAAFLMATSAIGPGFMTQTAVFTKDMGATFAFVILVSVIMSFVAQLNVWRVLAVSKMRGQDIANSVLPGLGYFITFLVCLGGLAFNIGNVGGAALGFQVLFDLDLKIAALVSGALGVIIFSFKSASKLMDKLTQVLGAMMILLIGYVAFSTNPPVGTAVKETFIPSSINLMAIITLIGGTVGGYIMFSGGHRLIDAGIVGEENLPQVNKSAILGMSVATIVRIFLFLAVLGVVSLGNQLDAGNPAADAFKIAAGTVGYKIFGLVFLAAALTSIVGAAYTSVSFLKTLFKVVKDYENLFIIGFIVVSTLILIFLGKPVKLLVLAGSLNGLILPITLAITLIASKKEGIVGKYKHSNILFLLGWVVVLVTAYIGVQSLSKLAELFA; translated from the coding sequence ATGGAGAAAAAAAATAATTTATCTGTTCTTTTAGGAGCAGCATTTTTAATGGCAACTTCGGCAATAGGACCTGGATTTATGACTCAAACAGCAGTTTTTACAAAAGATATGGGAGCAACATTCGCTTTTGTAATATTGGTTTCAGTTATAATGTCTTTTGTAGCTCAATTAAATGTATGGAGAGTTCTTGCTGTTTCTAAAATGAGAGGACAAGATATTGCAAACAGTGTTCTACCAGGACTTGGTTATTTTATAACATTTTTAGTTTGTTTAGGTGGTTTAGCTTTCAATATAGGGAATGTTGGAGGAGCTGCCTTAGGTTTTCAAGTTTTATTTGATTTAGACTTAAAAATTGCTGCTCTTGTAAGTGGAGCATTGGGAGTAATTATATTCTCTTTTAAATCTGCTTCAAAACTTATGGATAAATTAACTCAAGTATTAGGTGCAATGATGATTTTACTTATAGGATATGTTGCTTTCTCAACTAATCCACCTGTTGGAACTGCTGTAAAGGAAACTTTCATACCTAGTTCTATAAATTTAATGGCTATTATTACTTTAATCGGTGGAACTGTTGGGGGATATATTATGTTCTCTGGTGGGCATAGACTTATAGATGCTGGAATTGTTGGAGAAGAAAACTTACCACAAGTTAATAAATCTGCAATATTAGGAATGAGTGTTGCTACAATAGTAAGAATTTTCTTATTCTTAGCAGTTTTAGGTGTTGTTTCTCTTGGAAATCAACTTGATGCAGGAAACCCAGCAGCAGATGCTTTTAAAATTGCAGCAGGAACTGTTGGATATAAAATATTTGGTTTAGTATTCTTAGCAGCTGCTTTAACTTCTATTGTTGGAGCTGCTTATACAAGTGTATCTTTCTTAAAAACTTTATTTAAAGTTGTTAAAGATTATGAAAATTTATTTATAATAGGCTTTATAGTTGTATCAACTTTAATCCTTATTTTCTTAGGTAAACCAGTAAAATTACTTGTTCTTGCAGGTTCATTAAATGGACTTATTTTACCTATCACTTTGGCAATCACTTTAATAGCTAGTAAGAAAGAAGGAATTGTTGGAAAATACAAACATTCAAATATTTTATTCTTATTAGGTTGGGTTGTTGTACTTGTAACTGCATATATAGGAGTACAATCTCTATCAAAGTTAGCAGAATTATTTGCTTAA
- a CDS encoding biotin-dependent carboxyltransferase family protein produces the protein MPSIKVHKPGLCTTVQDIGRIGYQQFGIPVSGVMDEFAFTVANYLVESDKNNAVLEIPFLGPTLEFDFDVTIAITGADIQPKINNQDIKMWQSINVKKGDTLSFGGLKTGIRTYLAFSAEIDVPIVMGSKSTLLKSKLGGFDGRQLKMGDTINFKNIKVLSKKNILDKKYIPEYKHNQNIRIVLGPQDNYFDESSIKTMLENKYQVTKDADRMGMRLSGEVIKHKDKADIISDAAVFGSIQVPGNGQPIILLADRQTTGGYTKIATVIKADLAKLAQMVPNDTIEFSLVNIEEAQKEYKEFYKILDEIKESFVVKPKVYTEKQLYVIKKLFGNRKK, from the coding sequence ATGCCTAGTATAAAAGTTCACAAACCTGGATTATGTACAACTGTTCAAGATATTGGAAGAATTGGTTATCAACAATTTGGAATACCTGTATCTGGAGTTATGGATGAGTTTGCTTTTACAGTAGCTAATTATCTTGTTGAAAGTGATAAAAATAATGCAGTCTTAGAAATACCTTTCTTAGGACCTACATTAGAATTTGACTTTGATGTAACAATAGCCATAACAGGTGCTGATATTCAGCCAAAAATAAATAACCAAGATATTAAAATGTGGCAGTCTATAAATGTTAAAAAAGGAGATACTCTTTCTTTTGGTGGTTTAAAAACAGGAATAAGAACTTATTTAGCATTTTCAGCTGAAATAGATGTTCCTATTGTTATGGGAAGCAAATCTACTCTTTTAAAATCTAAATTAGGTGGTTTTGATGGTAGACAACTAAAAATGGGAGATACTATTAATTTTAAAAATATTAAAGTTCTATCTAAGAAAAATATTTTAGACAAAAAATATATTCCTGAATATAAGCATAATCAAAATATTAGAATAGTCTTAGGACCACAAGATAATTATTTTGATGAGTCTTCTATAAAGACTATGCTTGAAAATAAATATCAAGTTACAAAAGATGCTGATAGAATGGGAATGAGATTATCAGGAGAGGTTATAAAACATAAGGATAAGGCTGATATAATATCTGATGCAGCAGTTTTTGGTTCTATACAAGTTCCTGGTAATGGACAACCAATTATTTTACTAGCAGATAGACAAACAACAGGAGGTTATACTAAAATTGCCACTGTTATAAAGGCTGATTTAGCTAAACTTGCTCAAATGGTTCCTAATGATACTATTGAATTTAGTCTTGTAAATATTGAAGAAGCTCAAAAAGAATACAAAGAATTTTATAAGATTCTAGATGAAATAAAAGAATCATTTGTAGTTAAGCCAAAAGTTTATACAGAAAAACAATTATATGTAATAAAAAAATTATTTGGAAATAGAAAAAAATAA
- the deoD gene encoding purine-nucleoside phosphorylase: MSIHIGAKVGDIAETVLLPGDPKRAKWIAENYLENPFCYTDIRGMLGFTGTYKGKKVSVQGTGMGIPSISIYITELMKDYGVKNLIRVGSAGSYQKDVNVRDVVIAMSTSTDSNINNRRFNGANFSPTANFELFSMALKVAEEKNIKIKAGNVLTSDEFYNDNSDYYKKWADFGVLAVEMETAGLYTLAAKYKAKALSILTISDSLVSPEITSAEEREKTFSEMIELALETAIRI, translated from the coding sequence ATGAGTATACATATAGGAGCAAAAGTAGGAGATATTGCAGAAACTGTGTTATTACCTGGTGACCCTAAAAGAGCAAAATGGATAGCAGAAAATTACTTAGAAAATCCTTTTTGCTATACAGATATTAGAGGTATGTTAGGTTTTACAGGGACATATAAAGGGAAAAAGGTATCTGTACAAGGAACAGGAATGGGTATTCCTTCAATATCTATCTATATAACAGAACTTATGAAAGATTATGGAGTTAAAAATTTAATTAGAGTTGGTTCAGCAGGCTCTTATCAAAAAGATGTAAATGTTAGAGATGTTGTTATAGCTATGTCAACTTCAACTGATTCTAATATCAATAACAGAAGATTTAATGGAGCTAATTTTTCTCCTACTGCTAATTTTGAATTATTTTCAATGGCTTTAAAAGTTGCAGAAGAAAAAAATATTAAAATAAAAGCTGGAAATGTTTTAACAAGTGATGAGTTCTATAATGATAATAGTGATTATTATAAAAAATGGGCAGATTTTGGTGTATTAGCAGTTGAAATGGAAACAGCTGGACTTTATACATTAGCTGCCAAGTATAAGGCTAAAGCACTTTCAATTTTAACTATTTCAGATTCATTAGTTAGTCCAGAAATCACAAGTGCAGAGGAAAGAGAGAAAACATTCTCTGAAATGATAGAACTTGCCTTAGAAACAGCTATTAGAATTTAA
- a CDS encoding N-acetylmuramoyl-L-alanine amidase family protein — MKKILLVLFLLLSVVVLSEEKEKTFNPSNYIICIDPGHQTKGNNELEPIAPNSTKKKAKVTTGTRGVFTKKYESELMLELGLKLKDSLEKKGYKVIMTRTINDVNISNVERALFANKNKATLYIRLHADGSENKNTYGASVLTSSPKNKYTEKTQKESEKFSKILLEEYVKSTGAKNRGVIYRDDLTGTNWAEVTNTLIELGFMSNEEEDKKLSDEKYQEKIVDGLVNGIEKYLKSN; from the coding sequence ATGAAGAAAATTTTGTTAGTTTTATTTTTATTATTATCAGTAGTAGTGTTATCAGAAGAAAAGGAAAAGACTTTTAATCCATCAAACTATATAATTTGTATAGACCCAGGACATCAAACAAAAGGAAATAATGAACTTGAGCCAATAGCTCCTAATAGTACAAAGAAAAAAGCAAAAGTTACAACAGGAACAAGAGGAGTTTTTACAAAAAAATATGAATCTGAATTAATGTTAGAACTTGGTCTGAAATTAAAAGATAGTTTAGAAAAAAAAGGTTATAAAGTTATAATGACTAGAACAATAAATGATGTTAACATCAGTAATGTAGAAAGAGCACTATTTGCCAATAAAAATAAAGCTACATTGTATATAAGGCTACATGCAGATGGAAGTGAAAATAAGAATACTTATGGTGCAAGTGTACTTACTTCTTCACCTAAAAATAAATATACAGAAAAAACTCAAAAAGAAAGTGAAAAATTTTCAAAAATATTATTAGAAGAATATGTTAAGTCAACAGGTGCTAAAAATAGAGGAGTAATATATAGAGATGATTTAACAGGTACTAATTGGGCAGAAGTAACTAATACACTAATAGAATTAGGATTTATGTCAAATGAAGAAGAAGATAAAAAACTTTCAGATGAAAAATATCAAGAAAAGATTGTAGATGGTTTAGTTAATGGAATAGAAAAGTATTTAAAAAGTAACTGA